CGGCTCGGCGTAGACCTCCTGGAGGCGCTTGGTGGCGCGGGCCTCCTCGTCGAGGCCGGCCAGCTCCTCCAGCACCTTGGTCGGGTTCTCGTACCGGGTCCAGAGCCCTTCGACGTTGAGTACGCCGAGCCCGCCGAGCTGGCCGAGCCGGACCGCCGAGGCCGGGCTCATCGTCGCGTCCGAGGGGTGCCCGACACAGGGGATGCCGAACGGGTACGCGTCGAGCTGCCAGGCGGTGGAGACGTCGTCGACGTCCCTGGTACGCCGGCTCGGCACGATGGCGATGTCGTCCAGGTGGTAACCGCGCTGCGCGGTCTTGCCCAGCCCGATCTCGACCACGTCACGCATGGGGACTCCAGGTGGTTGGGGGTGGTGGGGTCAGCGGGTGTGGTAGTTGGGCGCCTCGACGGTCATCTGGATGTCGTGCGGGTGGCTCTCCTTGAGCCCGGCCGCGGTGATCCGGATGAGCTGGCCCCGGGTGTGCAGGTCGGGAAGGTTCTCCGCGCCGGCGTACCCCATGGCGAGCCGCAGCCCGCCGATGAGCTGGTGGGCCACCCGGGACAGCGGTCCCCGGTAGGGCACCTGGCCCTCCACGCCCTCCGGGACCAGCTTGTCGTCGCTGAGCACGTCCTGCTGGAAGTAGCGGTCCTTCGAGTAGGACTTGGCCTGGCCCCGGGACTGCATCGCGCCGAGCGAGCCCATCCCCCGGTACGCCTTGTACTGCTTGCCGTTGACGAAGATCAGCTCGCCGGGGCTCTCCTCGCAGCCGGCCAGCAGGCTGCCGAGCATCACCGTGTCCGCCCCGGCCACCAGGGCCTTGGCGATGTCGCCGGAGTACTGGATGCCGCCGTCGGCGATGACCGGCACGCCGGCCGGGCGGGCGGCGCGGGCCGCCTCCATGATCGCGGTGATCTGCGGCACGCCGACCCCGGCGACGATCCGGGTGGTGCAGATGGCCCCCGGGCCGACACCTACCTTCACCCCGTCGGCCCCCGCGTCGACCAGGGCCTTGGCCCCGGCGTAGGTGGCCACGTTGCCGCCGACGATGTCGATCGTGACGTCCTTCTTGAGCTGGCGGACCATCTCCAGCACCGCCCGCTGGTGGCCGTGCGCGGTGTCCACGATGAGCACGTCCACGCCCGCGTCGACCAGGGCCCGGGCCCGCTTGTACGCGTCCTCGCCGACCCCGATCGCGGCGGCGACCCGCAGCCGGCCGGCGTCGTCCTTGCTGGCCTCCGGGTACTGCTCGCTCTTGGTGAAGTCCTTGACCGTGATCAGCCCGCGCAGCCGACCCGAGTCGTCGACGATCGGCAGCTTCTCCACCTTGTGCTGGCGCAGCAGGGCCAGCGCCTCGTCCTTGCTCACCCCGACCGGGGCGGTGACCAGCGGCGTCCGGGTCATGATCTGGTGGACCGGGGTGGCCGGCTCGGAGACGAACCGCATGTCGCGGTTGGTGACGATGCCGACCAGCTGCCCCTCACCGTCGACCACCGGCACACCGGAGATGCGGTACCGCCCGCAGAGCTGGTCGACCTCGGCCAGCGTGTCGTCGGGGCTGGCCGTCACCGGGTTGGTGATCATGCCGGACTCGGAGCGCTTGACCAGGTCGACCTGGAGCGCCTGGTCCTCCAGGGAAAGGTTGCGGTGCAGCACGCCGATGCCGCCCTGCCGG
Above is a window of Micromonospora yangpuensis DNA encoding:
- the guaB gene encoding IMP dehydrogenase — protein: MENSPSTDLPADADRGELGGHLPELPAGSARVVPLGLTFDDVLLQPGESDVVPSRVNTVTRLTRNVRLTVPLLSSAMDTVTEARMAIAMARQGGIGVLHRNLSLEDQALQVDLVKRSESGMITNPVTASPDDTLAEVDQLCGRYRISGVPVVDGEGQLVGIVTNRDMRFVSEPATPVHQIMTRTPLVTAPVGVSKDEALALLRQHKVEKLPIVDDSGRLRGLITVKDFTKSEQYPEASKDDAGRLRVAAAIGVGEDAYKRARALVDAGVDVLIVDTAHGHQRAVLEMVRQLKKDVTIDIVGGNVATYAGAKALVDAGADGVKVGVGPGAICTTRIVAGVGVPQITAIMEAARAARPAGVPVIADGGIQYSGDIAKALVAGADTVMLGSLLAGCEESPGELIFVNGKQYKAYRGMGSLGAMQSRGQAKSYSKDRYFQQDVLSDDKLVPEGVEGQVPYRGPLSRVAHQLIGGLRLAMGYAGAENLPDLHTRGQLIRITAAGLKESHPHDIQMTVEAPNYHTR